The Puniceicoccaceae bacterium genome window below encodes:
- a CDS encoding SelT/SelW/SelH family protein codes for MTANATPKPRVVIEYCSQCRFVLRASWLAQELLFTFGTQLGEVALRPGEGGVFRVWLESELLFDRSEVGRFPESKELKQLIRDRIDPERDLGHSDRKSSDQAP; via the coding sequence TTGACAGCAAACGCGACTCCCAAACCCCGTGTTGTGATAGAGTATTGCAGCCAGTGTCGATTTGTGCTTCGGGCATCCTGGCTTGCACAGGAGCTGTTGTTCACCTTTGGAACCCAATTGGGTGAAGTGGCATTGCGCCCGGGAGAAGGGGGGGTGTTTCGCGTGTGGCTTGAGTCCGAGCTACTTTTTGATCGAAGTGAGGTCGGGAGGTTCCCTGAATCCAAGGAACTCAAGCAATTGATTCGCGACCGCATCGATCCCGAGAGGGATCTCGGGCATAGTGACCGCAAGTCATCGGATCAAGCCCCATGA